The following proteins are co-located in the Vigna angularis cultivar LongXiaoDou No.4 chromosome 2, ASM1680809v1, whole genome shotgun sequence genome:
- the LOC108329241 gene encoding nuclear transcription factor Y subunit B-10 codes for MADGPSSPGGGSHESGDHSPRSNVREQDRYLPIANISRIMKKALPANGKIAKDAKETVQECVSEFISFITSEASDKCQREKRKTINGDDLLWAMATLGFEDYIDPLKIYLTRYREMEGDTKGSAKGGDTSGKKDVQPGPSAQLTHQGSFSQGVSYTNSQGQHMMVPMQGPE; via the exons ATGGCCGACGGTCCGTCCAGTCCAGGCGGCGGCAGCCACGAGAGCGGCGACCACAGTCCCCGCTCTAACGTGCGCGAGCAGGATAGGTACCTCCCTATCGCTAACATAAGCCGCATCATGAAGAAGGCCCTCCCCGCTAACGGGAAAATCGCCAAAGACGCCAAAGAGACTGTTCAGGAGTGCGTCTCGGAGTTCATCAGCTTCATCACCAGCGA GGCCTCTGATAAGTGtcagagagagaaaagaaagactATTAACGGGGACGATTTGCTCTGGGCAATGGCCACCCTTGGTTTCGAGGATTATATCGATCCCTTGAAGATTTACCTCACAAGATACAGAGAG ATGGAG GGTGACACCAAGGGCTCCGCcaagggtggagacacctcTGGTAAGAAAGATGTTCAACCGGGTCCTAGTGCTCAG CTTACTCATCAAGGTTCTTTTTCCCAAGGGGTTAGTTACACAAATTCTCAG GGTCAACATATGATGGTTCCAATGCAAGGCCCAGAATAG
- the LOC108329453 gene encoding probable LRR receptor-like serine/threonine-protein kinase At1g67720 isoform X2, with protein sequence MEATLLFLSFLTFILSFPLHSPFSSAQIMQGFVSLDCGGTTEFTDEIDLRWTPDNKLTYGQTSTISVANETRKQYTTLRHFPADSRKYCYTLDVVSRTRYLLRASFLYGNFDNNNVYPKFDISVGATHWSTIVISDANSIEMRELIFLASSPTVSVCLSNATTGQPFISTLELRQFNGSVYYTQFEEHFYLSVSARINFGAENDAPIRYPDDPFDRIWESDSIKKANYLVDVAAGTEKISTEAPIDVNRDEMPPVKVMQTAVVGTNGSLTYRLNLDGFPGTGWAFTYFAEIEDLGPNESRKFRLVLPGQPDVSKAVVNIEENAQGKYRLYEPGYTNISLPFVLSFRFGKTYDSSRGPLLNAMEINMYLEKNDGSLDGATISSILSHYSEADWAKEGGDPCLPVPWSWVRCNSDPQPRIVSILLSNRNLTGNIPLDITKLVGLVELWLDGNMLTGPLPDFIGCMDLKIIHLENNQLTGVLPTSLVNLPNLRELYVQNNLLSGTIPSDLLSKDLVLNYSGNLNLHKESKIKGHMYVIIGSSVGASVLLLATVISCLYMRKGKRKYYQQDRADSLPAQRLASWKNDDPAEAAHCFSFSEIENATNNFEKKIGAGGFGVVYYGKLKDGKEIAVKVLTSNSYQGKREFSNEVTLLSRIHHRNLVQLLGYCRDEENSMLVYEFMHNGTLKEHLYANGRSINWIKRLEIAEDAAKGIEYLHTGCVPVVIHRDLKSSNILLDKHMKAKVSDFGLSKLAVDGVSHVSSIVRGTVGYLDPEYYISQQLTDKSDVYSFGVILLELMSGQEAISNESFGLNCRNIVQWAKLHIESGDIQGIIDPFLQNDYDLQSMWKIAEKALMCVQPHGHMRPSISEVLKEIQDAISIERQAEALREGNSDDMSKNSFQSSLNMGSMDLVGAESFLSIDESVAQPTAR encoded by the exons ATGGAGGCTACTTTActctttctctcctttctcaCGTTTATACTCTCATTCCCACTCCATTCACCTTTTTCTTCTGCTCAGATTATGCAAG GTTTTGTAAGTTTGGACTGTGGAGGTACAACAGAATTCACTGATGAAATTGATCTTCGGTGGACTCCTGATAATAAGCTTACTTATGGACAAACAAGTACTATATCAGTTGCAAATGAGACACGGAAGCAATACACGACACTCAGACACTTTCCTGCTGATTCGAGGAAATACTGTTACACACTTGATGTTGTGAGTAGGACGAGGTATCTGCTCAGGGCCTCTTTCTTGTATGGGAACTTTGACAATAATAATGTTTATCCAAAATTTGACATTTCTGTTGGGGCTACACACTGGTCTACCATTGTTATATCGGATGCCAACAGCATAGAAATGCGAGAGCTTATATTTCTGGCTTCAAGTCCTACAGTGAGTGTTTGTTTATCAAATGCAACAACCGGACAACCATTCATCTCTACGCTTGAACTTCGCCAATTCAATGGTTCAGTTTATTATACACAATTTGAGGAACACTTTTACCTTAGTGTCTCTGCAAGGATAAATTTTGGTGCAGAGAATGATGCTCCAATTAG GTATCCTGATGACCCCTTTGATAGAATTTGGGAGTCGGATTCTATAAAGAAAGCTAATTATCTTGTTGATGTAGCTGCTGGAACCGAAAAAATTTCTACAGAAGCACCAATTGATGTGAACAGAGATGAAATGCCACCAGTGAAAGTGATGCAGACAGCTGTAGTGGGTACTAATGGATCTCTAACTTACCGATTAAACTTGGATGGTTTTCCTGGTACTGGTTGGGCATTCACCTATTTTGCTGAGATTGAAGATCTGGGTCCCAATGAGTCCAGAAAATTCAGGCTAGTACTTCCAGGCCAGCCTGATGTTAGTAAGGCAGTTGTAAATATTGAAGAAAACGCTCAAGGGAAATATCGTCTTTATGAACCAGGATATACCAATATATCCCTACCTTTTGTGCTCTCGTTTAGATTTGGCAAGACATATGATTCCTCTAGGGGACCTCTCCTAAACGCCATGGAGATAAACATGTATTTGGAGAAAAATGATGGTTCTCTAGATG GAGCAACTATCTCCAGCATACTTTCGCACTACTCTGAAGCAGACTGGGCCAAAGAAGGTGGTGATCCATGTCTACCTGTTCCATGGTCATGGGTTCGATGTAACTCTGATCCACAACCAAGAATAGTCTCAAT CTTGTTATCCAATAGAAATTTGACTGGCAATATTCCTTTGGATATCACCAAATTGGTTGGTTTGGTTGAACT ATGGCTTGATGGAAATATGTTGACTGGTCCATTACCTGATTTTATTGGGTGCATGGACTTAAAGATCAT TCATCTAGAAAACAATCAATTGACCGGTGTGCTCCCAACTTCTTTAGTGAACCTTCCAAACTTGAGGGAACT GTATGTGCAAAATAACTTGTTATCTGGAACAATACCATCAGATCTTCTTAGTAAGGATTTGGTTTTGAA CTACTCTGGAAACCTCAATCTTCacaaagaaagcaaaataaaggGGCATATGTACGTAATTATTGGTTCATCAGTTGGGGCTTCTGTTCTACTTTTGGCTACTGTTATATCTTGCCTGTATATGCGCAAAGGCAAGAGAAAATATTATCAGCAAG ACCGAGCTGATTCTCTCCCTGCTCAAAGGCTGGCTTCTTGGAAGAACGATGATCCTGCAGAAGCTGCTCACTGCTTCAGTTTTTCTGAAATTGAAAATGCTACAAATAACTTCGAGAAAAAAATTGGTGCCGGTGGTTTTGGAGTTGTCTACTACGGGAAGCTAAAAGATGGAAAAGAGATAGCAGTTAAAGTTTTAACCAGTAATTCCTATCAAGGCAAGCGAGAGTTCTCGAATGAG GTAACTCTTCTTTCAAGAATACACCACAGAAATTTGGTACAGCTGCTTGGTTATTGTCGAGATGAAGAGAATAGTATGCTTGTCTATGAGTTCATGCATAATGGCACTCTCAAAGAACATCTTTATG CCAATGGAAGAAGCATCAACTGGATTAAGCGTCTTGAGATTGCTGAAGATGCTGCCAAAG GTATTGAATATCTTCATACGGGTTGTGTTCCTGTCGTTATTCATAGAGACTTAAAAAGCAGCAATATTCTTCTCGACAAGCACATGAAAGCCAAGGTTTCTGATTTCGGTCTTTCAAAACTTGCTGTTGATGGAGTCTCACATGTTTCAAGCATAGTTCGGGGAACAGTAGGATATCTTGATCCTGA GTACTATATTTCCCAACAGCTGACAGACAAGAGTGATGTTTATAGTTTTGGTGTAATTCTCCTTGAACTAATGTCTGGTCAAGAAGCAATATCAAATGAAAGCTTTGGTCTAAATTGCCGAAACATAGTCCAATGg GCAAAATTACACATTGAGAGTGGAGATATACAAGGTATTATTGATCCCTTTTTGCAGAATGATTATGACCTACAATCAATGTGGAAAATAGCAGAGAAAGCATTGATGTGTGTTCAGCCTCATGGACATATGCGGCCATCAATTTCAGAAGTTCTAAAGGAGATCCAAGATGCCATATCTATTGAAAGACAGGCAGAAGCATTAAGAGAAGGGAACTCAGATGACATGTCCAAAAATTCTTTTCAGTCTTCCTTGAACATGGGTTCTATGGATCTAGTTGGAGCTGAGAGTTTCTTGTCAATTGATGAATCAGTTGCACAGCCAACAGCAAGATAG
- the LOC108329453 gene encoding probable LRR receptor-like serine/threonine-protein kinase At1g67720 isoform X1, which produces MEATLLFLSFLTFILSFPLHSPFSSAQIMQGFVSLDCGGTTEFTDEIDLRWTPDNKLTYGQTSTISVANETRKQYTTLRHFPADSRKYCYTLDVVSRTRYLLRASFLYGNFDNNNVYPKFDISVGATHWSTIVISDANSIEMRELIFLASSPTVSVCLSNATTGQPFISTLELRQFNGSVYYTQFEEHFYLSVSARINFGAENDAPIRYPDDPFDRIWESDSIKKANYLVDVAAGTEKISTEAPIDVNRDEMPPVKVMQTAVVGTNGSLTYRLNLDGFPGTGWAFTYFAEIEDLGPNESRKFRLVLPGQPDVSKAVVNIEENAQGKYRLYEPGYTNISLPFVLSFRFGKTYDSSRGPLLNAMEINMYLEKNDGSLDGATISSILSHYSEADWAKEGGDPCLPVPWSWVRCNSDPQPRIVSILLSNRNLTGNIPLDITKLVGLVELWLDGNMLTGPLPDFIGCMDLKIIHLENNQLTGVLPTSLVNLPNLRELYVQNNLLSGTIPSDLLSKDLVLNYSGNLNLHKESKIKGHMYVIIGSSVGASVLLLATVISCLYMRKGKRKYYQQDRADSLPAQRLASWKNDDPAEAAHCFSFSEIENATNNFEKKIGAGGFGVVYYGKLKDGKEIAVKVLTSNSYQGKREFSNEVTLLSRIHHRNLVQLLGYCRDEENSMLVYEFMHNGTLKEHLYGPLANGRSINWIKRLEIAEDAAKGIEYLHTGCVPVVIHRDLKSSNILLDKHMKAKVSDFGLSKLAVDGVSHVSSIVRGTVGYLDPEYYISQQLTDKSDVYSFGVILLELMSGQEAISNESFGLNCRNIVQWAKLHIESGDIQGIIDPFLQNDYDLQSMWKIAEKALMCVQPHGHMRPSISEVLKEIQDAISIERQAEALREGNSDDMSKNSFQSSLNMGSMDLVGAESFLSIDESVAQPTAR; this is translated from the exons ATGGAGGCTACTTTActctttctctcctttctcaCGTTTATACTCTCATTCCCACTCCATTCACCTTTTTCTTCTGCTCAGATTATGCAAG GTTTTGTAAGTTTGGACTGTGGAGGTACAACAGAATTCACTGATGAAATTGATCTTCGGTGGACTCCTGATAATAAGCTTACTTATGGACAAACAAGTACTATATCAGTTGCAAATGAGACACGGAAGCAATACACGACACTCAGACACTTTCCTGCTGATTCGAGGAAATACTGTTACACACTTGATGTTGTGAGTAGGACGAGGTATCTGCTCAGGGCCTCTTTCTTGTATGGGAACTTTGACAATAATAATGTTTATCCAAAATTTGACATTTCTGTTGGGGCTACACACTGGTCTACCATTGTTATATCGGATGCCAACAGCATAGAAATGCGAGAGCTTATATTTCTGGCTTCAAGTCCTACAGTGAGTGTTTGTTTATCAAATGCAACAACCGGACAACCATTCATCTCTACGCTTGAACTTCGCCAATTCAATGGTTCAGTTTATTATACACAATTTGAGGAACACTTTTACCTTAGTGTCTCTGCAAGGATAAATTTTGGTGCAGAGAATGATGCTCCAATTAG GTATCCTGATGACCCCTTTGATAGAATTTGGGAGTCGGATTCTATAAAGAAAGCTAATTATCTTGTTGATGTAGCTGCTGGAACCGAAAAAATTTCTACAGAAGCACCAATTGATGTGAACAGAGATGAAATGCCACCAGTGAAAGTGATGCAGACAGCTGTAGTGGGTACTAATGGATCTCTAACTTACCGATTAAACTTGGATGGTTTTCCTGGTACTGGTTGGGCATTCACCTATTTTGCTGAGATTGAAGATCTGGGTCCCAATGAGTCCAGAAAATTCAGGCTAGTACTTCCAGGCCAGCCTGATGTTAGTAAGGCAGTTGTAAATATTGAAGAAAACGCTCAAGGGAAATATCGTCTTTATGAACCAGGATATACCAATATATCCCTACCTTTTGTGCTCTCGTTTAGATTTGGCAAGACATATGATTCCTCTAGGGGACCTCTCCTAAACGCCATGGAGATAAACATGTATTTGGAGAAAAATGATGGTTCTCTAGATG GAGCAACTATCTCCAGCATACTTTCGCACTACTCTGAAGCAGACTGGGCCAAAGAAGGTGGTGATCCATGTCTACCTGTTCCATGGTCATGGGTTCGATGTAACTCTGATCCACAACCAAGAATAGTCTCAAT CTTGTTATCCAATAGAAATTTGACTGGCAATATTCCTTTGGATATCACCAAATTGGTTGGTTTGGTTGAACT ATGGCTTGATGGAAATATGTTGACTGGTCCATTACCTGATTTTATTGGGTGCATGGACTTAAAGATCAT TCATCTAGAAAACAATCAATTGACCGGTGTGCTCCCAACTTCTTTAGTGAACCTTCCAAACTTGAGGGAACT GTATGTGCAAAATAACTTGTTATCTGGAACAATACCATCAGATCTTCTTAGTAAGGATTTGGTTTTGAA CTACTCTGGAAACCTCAATCTTCacaaagaaagcaaaataaaggGGCATATGTACGTAATTATTGGTTCATCAGTTGGGGCTTCTGTTCTACTTTTGGCTACTGTTATATCTTGCCTGTATATGCGCAAAGGCAAGAGAAAATATTATCAGCAAG ACCGAGCTGATTCTCTCCCTGCTCAAAGGCTGGCTTCTTGGAAGAACGATGATCCTGCAGAAGCTGCTCACTGCTTCAGTTTTTCTGAAATTGAAAATGCTACAAATAACTTCGAGAAAAAAATTGGTGCCGGTGGTTTTGGAGTTGTCTACTACGGGAAGCTAAAAGATGGAAAAGAGATAGCAGTTAAAGTTTTAACCAGTAATTCCTATCAAGGCAAGCGAGAGTTCTCGAATGAG GTAACTCTTCTTTCAAGAATACACCACAGAAATTTGGTACAGCTGCTTGGTTATTGTCGAGATGAAGAGAATAGTATGCTTGTCTATGAGTTCATGCATAATGGCACTCTCAAAGAACATCTTTATG GTCCATTAGCCAATGGAAGAAGCATCAACTGGATTAAGCGTCTTGAGATTGCTGAAGATGCTGCCAAAG GTATTGAATATCTTCATACGGGTTGTGTTCCTGTCGTTATTCATAGAGACTTAAAAAGCAGCAATATTCTTCTCGACAAGCACATGAAAGCCAAGGTTTCTGATTTCGGTCTTTCAAAACTTGCTGTTGATGGAGTCTCACATGTTTCAAGCATAGTTCGGGGAACAGTAGGATATCTTGATCCTGA GTACTATATTTCCCAACAGCTGACAGACAAGAGTGATGTTTATAGTTTTGGTGTAATTCTCCTTGAACTAATGTCTGGTCAAGAAGCAATATCAAATGAAAGCTTTGGTCTAAATTGCCGAAACATAGTCCAATGg GCAAAATTACACATTGAGAGTGGAGATATACAAGGTATTATTGATCCCTTTTTGCAGAATGATTATGACCTACAATCAATGTGGAAAATAGCAGAGAAAGCATTGATGTGTGTTCAGCCTCATGGACATATGCGGCCATCAATTTCAGAAGTTCTAAAGGAGATCCAAGATGCCATATCTATTGAAAGACAGGCAGAAGCATTAAGAGAAGGGAACTCAGATGACATGTCCAAAAATTCTTTTCAGTCTTCCTTGAACATGGGTTCTATGGATCTAGTTGGAGCTGAGAGTTTCTTGTCAATTGATGAATCAGTTGCACAGCCAACAGCAAGATAG